The window TGCTCCCTGCATTGGGTTCACCTGCATATACCTGATATAAAGTTTCAAGCCATTTGCGGCAGAGGAGCGGCTCGGATAGGGTCCCACCTCAACACCTTCTCTGGTCGAAAAATACCATTGGCCATCGACGCGAAAAAAACGTTCCGAACGATACCAAACCCTGTCTTCCGACTCCCCACGTCTCACGTTCATGACAATACCTTGCCGCTCAAAATCCAGCCCGTAAGAAAAAGTATACGCGGGCGGGAAAACAGGCTTTAGATTAAATGATCATTTGTGGCTGCCGGCGATATAGCGGCTAGCGGGGCATGGTGCGGATGCCTGTTTGACAGGGGCGTGGTAAAGTTTGTCGCTTTATTATCATTGGAACGCGCGTGAGCGCAGAGCAGAATTAATGCATATTCACATTCTCGGCATATGTGGGACTTTTATGGGCTCCCTTGCGCAGCTGGCTCGGGCCAAAGGCTATCGGGTTACTGGCGCTGACCACAATGTTTATCCGCCCATGAGTACTCAGCTCGAACAGGCGGGTATTGAGTTGATTGACGGTTTTGGCCTGGAACAACTTAATCTTAAACCGGATGTATTTGTCGTTGGCAACGTGGTGAGCCGTGGTAACCCGTTGATGGAAGCGATTTTGGACGCAGGCCTGCCTTATGTATCCGGGCCGCAATGGCTTGCGGAAAACCTGCTGCGTGGTAAATGGGTACTCGGTGTCTCGGGTACCCACGGCAAAACCACCACCGCAACCATGCTTACCTGGATTCTGGAATATGCCCACATGGCGCCGGGATACCTCATTGGTGGTGTGCCTGGCAATTTCGCCACCTCTGCACGACTTGGCGAAAGCGATTTTTTTGTGATTGAAGCGGATGAATACGACACCGCTTTTTTCGACAAGCGTTCCAAGTTTGTTCACTACCAACCGCGCACATTAGTGATTAACAACCTGGAATATGACCATGCGGATATTTTCCCTGATCTTGCTGCGATACAGACACAGTTTCACCACCTGTTGCGTACTGTGCCAAATAACGGCCTGGTGATTTCGCCCGCCGGGGACACTGCCGTTGAACAGGTCATCACCCGCGGCTGCTGGACGCCACGGCAGACCACCGCGCTCGCAGCTAATGCCGATTGGTTGATTGCTGAGCGGGATGCCGCAGGCACCCGGTTTACGGTGGCGTTTGGCGGCCAGGTTGTTGGTGAGATCAGTTGGTCGCTCACCGGTTCACACAATATGCGCAACGCGCTCAGTGCGATGGCCGCTGCGCGCCACGTGGGCGTGGTTCCCGAGCTTGCCTGTGCCGCATTGTGTGAGTTTAACGGAGTGAAACGGCGGATGGAGGTGCGCGTCGACTTACCAAGCGTGACGGTGTATGACGACTTTGCCCACCACCCTACGGCGATTGCCACTACGCTCGAGGGGTTGCGCGCGCAAGTTGGCGATGAGCCGATTCTTGCGGTAATTGAGCCGCGCTCGAACACTATGCGGTTGGGGGTGCACCAGGCATCACTTGCGGCGGCAACGGAACCCGCCGACGCGGTTATTTGGTTTCAGCCCCCCGGCATGAACTGGTCGCTCGAGTCGGTGGTGGCCGCTGAACATCGGGTGATGCAGGGTACGGCAGAGATCATTGAGGCAGTCCGCGCCTATCTGGCACAAGCACCAGCAAAAACCCATGTGGTGATTATGAGCAATGGCGGGTTTGAGGGGCTGCACCAGCGGTTGTGTAATCAACTTGAACGCGATGCCGGTGGAGAGAGTCGAGATGCCTGATCAATATGCTAAAACCGTAACCCTCGCTTTGACCGGCGCGTCAGGTGCGCAGTATGGCATCAAGTTGTTGCAGTCGCTGGTAGCCGCTAACTGCCGGGTATACCTGTTGTTGTCGGAGGCTGCACAGGTCGTGTTGCGGGTGGAAGCCGGTATCGACGTACCGCAGGCTCTCGCCGAGCAGCAGGTATTCATGGCGACATTGTGCGGTGCAACCGAGGGGCAGTTACAGGTGTTCGGCGCCAAGGATTGGTTCTCGCCGGTCGCCTCTGGGTCGAGTTCAGTGTCGTCGGTGGTGGTCTGTCCATGCAGTGGCGGCACGCTCTCGGCAATTGCCAATGGTGCGAGTAACAACCTGATCGAGCGGGCGGCGGATGTGGCGTTAAAAGAGCGCCGCCAACTGATTTTGGTGCCACGCGAAGCACCCTATTCGGAAATCCACCTGACCAACATGTTGGCGTTAACCCGTATGGGGGCGGTGATTATTCCTGCGAGCCCTGGCTTTTATCACGCCCCCAGCACCATTGAAGATCTTATCGATTTTGTGGTCGCACGAATTCTCAGCCAGTTGGGGTTGGAACAGAGTCTAATTCCGCCCTGGGGTGAAGCGCCGTCAGAGCAATAACACACGGGCGAGCACGGCAGCGAGCAGCAGCACCAGCAAAAAAGCGATAAACCAGGTGACCCACGAGCTGGTTTGCGCGGCTGGCTCTTCGCGATTACCGGGCGAGGTTGGCGCGGTTTTCCAGCGTTTTTGCTCGGCTGGCGTTCGCGGCTTATCTGTGTGATCGCCCGGCAGCGGCGTTTGCTGGGGGCGTGTGGCCGATTTATGGAGTCGAATTCCGCGGCCGAACAGGCGGAAGCTGTACACGTCCAAGCGGATTTGATCCCCGGCTTTTAGCGGTGCCCGCTCCACTTTTTTATCATTTAGAAAGGTGGAGTTTGCAGATTTTAGGTCTTCAAGGATGAGTTCGGTGCCGCTCACGCGTGTTATGCGCGCGTGTTCACGGGAAAGGTGAGTGCCGGCAAATACAATGTCGCACTGCTTGCCGCGCCCTAATAACAAGCTTGACGAAGTGCTGAAATCCAGTGGAAATTCCTGACCGGCGAGCCAGCTGGAATCGCCGATCAGCGACCAATATTCGTTGCCATCGGCAAGGGTTTCTGCAATCGGGTCCATGACCTCGAATTCCAGATTGCCCAGGCGAAATGAATCACCACAGGATATTGGCCTAGCGTTAACCCTCTCTCCGTTAACATAAGTGCCAGTTGCGCTGTTTAGATCGCGCAACACTATCGCGTCCTTTTCTCTTTGGATGCGAGCGTGATTGTTGTCCACCGACGGATCTTCCAGCGTCAGGTTGTTAGTGTCGCTGCGGCCGATAGTGAAATTGCGCTCGGTCACCCAGAAAGGTGCGCGATCAAAATTGAGGGATCTAATTTTTAACATATTGAAATATGTATGGTGGATTCTTGTCAGTATAATGCCCGCCGCAAGATCGGGCAGTGAAACATAATTCACCATAAAGATGCCGTGATGGCGCGCGCTTCCCGGCGCAATCCTTCCACTCCCTGACGTTACGTCAGACTTAGGACCATTTTTCCAAGCGAATGTTTAGTCGTTTTTTTGATTTTTATTTGCGTGGGGTTACCCGCTTTCCAAAACTCACCCTTGGCGTATTGGCAATTGTGCTGATAGCAGCCCTGACCGGCCTGCCCAACTTTAAATTGGATGCGTCTTCCGATTCTTTGACTCTCGAGCACGACAAGGATCTGGACTTCTACCGGGAAGTCATTAAACAGTATCAAAGTGGTGATTTCCTGGTAGTGACCTATCGGCCGGAAGCTTCGCTATTCACGCAAGCATCGTTGCAAACGCTGCAGGCACTGCGCGATGAGCTGGCGCAAATCGATGGTGTGGTCAGTATTAATTCAATTCTGGATGTACCCTTGCTTTACAGCCCGGTGCAACCACTGCGGGAAATGGTAAAGAATCCACGCACCTTGCTGACGCCCGGCATGGATTACGACATGGCTAAAAAGGAGTTTTTGTCGAGTCCGGTATATAAGGATTTGATTCTTGCTCCCAATGGTCAGACCACCGCACTGCAGCTGAATCTGGCAGTAGACGATAAAGCCATTGACCTCTACCGCACGCGCGATGCGCTGAGTTTGAAGCAGGATAAAGGCGACATTAGTGCTGAGGAAGTCAGCGAATTGGAGAAAGTGCGGGCAGAACTGCGCGCGCACACCACCGAAGAAGCGCAACAGTCGCGGGAGCGCGTGGCGCAAATCCGCGCAGTGGTGGAGAAGTATCGCGACCACGCACAGATTTATGTCGGTGGTCTCACCATGATTACCGCCGATATGATTCGGTTCATTCAAAACGATCTGGTGATTTTCGGCTCCGCCGTTTTGCTATTCATGATTGCGGTACTCGCGGTTATTTTCCGCTCTATTCGTTTCGTTGTTATTCCCATGGTCACGTGCATTACGGCAGTGTTGCTGGTGCTGGGTTACGTGAGTTGGGTGGATTGGCGTCTTACCGTTATCTCGTCAAACTTCGCCGCGCTGCTGCTGATTATTTCGCTCGCCATCATTATTCATCTGATTGTTCGCTATCGTGAGTTTGCGCAAGAGCAGCCGGAATGGACCCAGCGGGAACTGGTGATGGCTACCGCGAAATTTATGGTGTTGCCCTGTTTATACACGGTACTTACGTCCATTGTGGCTTTCGTTTCTTTGGTGGTGAGCAATATCCGTCCGGTCATCGATTTTGGCTGGCTGATGACCATTGGCTTGGGATTGGCGTTTGTGCTGGCGTTTACCGTGTTACCTGCGTCATTGGTGTTGTTGCGCAAGCAAAATAGCGATAGCCAAGGGCAAGCGACCGATGCCACAAAACCTAAAAAGCCAGCGACCTACTATTTTGCGCGCGCCGTGGAAAAACACGGCAACGTGATCTTGGCCGTGAGTTTGGTGATTGGGCTCGCCAGCGCCTGGGGTGTCAGTCGCCTGCAGGTGGAAAACCGGTTTATTGATTATTTCCACAAAAGCACGGAAATTTACAAAGGCTTATCGGTGATTGATAAGGATCTGGGCGGCACAACCTCGCTCGATATCGTTATCAACAATGGTGACCAAGATACGGTGAGCAGTGCGACCTATGCCGATGAAGCCGATCCTTTTGCTGAGGCGGATGCCTTCGACGAGGCGGACCCCTTTGAAACCCTGCAGCCGATCACCGAAGCCGACCCCTTTGCGGAAGCGGACCCGTTTTCTGAGCATGGCGATGATGCCAGCAGCAGCTATTGGATGACGGTGGCAGGCTTGCGCAAGGTCGAGCAGGTACACGATTATTTGGAAAGTCTGCCTGAAGTGGGCAAGGTGCAGTCTCTCGCCACGCTGTATAAGGTTGGTAAAGATATTAACGGCAGTCTCAATGATTTTGAGCTGGCGATTATGCAGAAATCTTTACCTGAGGAAGTCAGCGCTGCGTTAGTTGCCCCGTATCTGGCGGCGAAAGAAGATCAAACCCGTATTACCATGCGAATTCACGACGGTTACCCGGGCTTACAACGCGCAGAATTGGTTGAGCGCATGCGCGATCACATCAACAGTATGGAACTGTTTGAACCGGAAAAAGTGCGCTTTACCGGCCTTTTGGTGCTCTATAATAATATGCTGCAAAGCCTTTTCAGCTCGCAGATTGCGACGTTGGGGACGGTGCTGCTTGGCATATTTATCATGTTTATCGTGTTGTTCCGCTCGCTAAAAGTCGCTTTAGTAGCAATAGTGCCTACTATTTTGGCGGCGGTGTCGATTCTTGGATTTATGGGGATATTCGGCCTGCCGCTGGACATGATGACGATTACCGTAGCGGCCATTACGGTGGGTATCGGGGTGGATAATACTATCCATTACGTCCACCGATTCCGCCGGGAGTTGATGGAAAAAGGGGATTACACCGCGTGTATGTACATCGCTCACGGTTCCATTGGGCGGGCGATGTTTTACACCTCGGTAATTATTATTTTCGGCTTCTCGATTATGGTGTTGTCTGCGTTTATCCCTACGATTTATTTTGGGCTTCTCACCGGCCTCGCCATGTTTATGTCGCTGCTTGGCGCCTTACTGCTGCTGCCTCGGCTGTTATTGCTCTTTAAGCCGTTTAACGTGCCGCAGCCAGCGTTGCAGTAAGAACGCAATCGCTGTACCCGCAGAGAGGCCAGCGGTATTCATCAGCGCGTCTGCCATATCAGGAGTACGTGCTGGTGTCAGTCCCTGGGCAATTTCAATCGCCATGGAATAAATAAACGCGGCCAGCACCAGGTAACGCAAATTCCAACGGCCAAAAAATGCCACCCAGCAGGAAAGTGCGAGCAACACGTTGCCACTAAAATGCAAAACCTCGTCGCTGAACGGGCCATTGCCTGGCGCGCCGGGAGGCTTAAGCGCGTAGTAAGCAAAGATCAACAGCGCGGCAGCCAGCTGTCCGATGCGCAGCCATTGCCAGGGCGAAGTGTAGAAGAGAGCGTACGCGCCGTTATTTAAGGGGTGGTTCATAGGGGAATGGTCACTCTAAATCGCGCGCCTTTCGCGCGAGGGTGGACAGCGTCGGTCACATCCAGTTGGCCGCTGTAACTGCTTAAAATATCGGTGGTTATGGCCAGGCCTATGCCTTGCCCTTGGATACTGCTATCCGCTCGGGCGCCACGCGCCAGGATCGTTTGCTTCATGTCAGCCGCAACACCTGGCCCATCATCAGAGATATCAATAACGAGCGCCTTATCGCGGGTGGAGGCTTCCACCAGTACAAGGCGTTCACCGTACTTGAAGGCATTTTCCAGTAGGTTGCCAAACACTTCCAACGCGTCTGATTCGTCGCCCGGAAAATAGAGCGCTTTATCTACCTGGAGTTCAATCGTAAACCCTTTTTCCCGGTACACCTTGCTCAAGGCGCCGGTGAGCCGCTCGAAAATTGGCGCTAACAGGGTTTTTTCGCGCAGCGATGTTGTGGTGGTCAGGGTCGCGCGCTGCAGCTGGTGTTGGATGATATTGGCCATTCGGGTCAGCTGTTCATCAATCGTTTCGAGATGATCACTGCGCTGTTCGAGGTCGGCTCGAATAATAGCCAGTGGTGTTTTCAAACTGTGGGCGAGGTCGGCGAGGGTATTTTTATAGCGTTTGCGCTGCGCCTGCTCTGCTTCCAGCAGTGAGTTCAAGTTGGTGATGACGGGCGCGATTTCAGGTGGGTACTGCCCTGCGAGCTGTTTTTGGCCGCCCTGCTGAAATATTTTTAACTCTTGGGCCAGGTGGCGCAGGGGCTCTAAGCCCCAGCGGGTGATCAATAACTGGGCGAGAACAAACAGCAGTGCCAGCCCACCCAACCACTGCCATAACAAATGCCGGTAACTGGCCAACTCCGTGCGCAGGTTATCCTGACTGTGAAATATTTCGAATCGAAAGAGGGTGTCGGTGCCCGCGATTTCCCACAGGCTGTCAAAGCGCAGCACAAAGTAGGGCGCACCGTTCACTTCTAGTTCGCCAAATTGTTCCGTCCCCGCTTGCCATGCAGGTGCGGGTTTGCCGACTGGCGGAGAAGGCGGAGTGGATTCACTTTGCCAGAGAACCTGTGATTCTGTATTCAAAACCCGGCCGTATAAACCGGACAGTGGGCGGTTAAAGCGGGGTTCTGCCAGCACCTCCGGCAATTGCAATACGCGGTTTTGGTCGCTGGGTTCGGCCGCGCCGAGCAGGGAATAGAGTTGCGCGCGCAGGGCTTCCAGCTCTGCTTTGCGCAGACTATCGGTGAAGGCGCGATCCAGCGCGAAGGCCGAGAAGCCGAGAATAACGGGCAAAACCAACAGCGAGGATACGGCGAGGCGCGCCGCTAACGACAACCTCACCTTAGCTGGCTTCGACGGTAAACCGGTAACCCTGGCCCCGTATTGTGCTAATGGGTTTGAGTTGGTTATCGGGATCGAGCTTTTTACGCAGCCGGCCGATAAATACTTCTATCACGTTGCTGTCCCGCTCAAAATCCTGATGATAAAGGTGCTCCGTCAGCTCCGTTTTCGACACCGGTTTGCCAGCGTGCAATGCCAGGTATTCCAGGGTGTTGTACTCGTAACTGGTGAGTTCTATCGCAACGTTGGATACCAGTACCCGTTTTTGCGCGGTGTCTATAGCAATGGGGCCGAACTGCAGTTGCGGTGTGGCGCTGCCGGCGGCGCGGCGAATTAGCGCATTGGCGCGGGCGCGTAGCTCTTCGTTGTGAAAGGGTTTAACCAAGTAGTCGTCGGCGCCAGCTTCTAACCCTTCGACTTTATCTTGCCAGTGGCCGCGAGCAGTCAGAATCAGTACGGGGTACTTTTTACCGGCTGCCCGCAGGCGGCGGATTATTTCCATACCGTCCAATTTTGGCAGGCCAAGGTCTATCACCGCGAAATCGTAGTCGTATTCCACGGCCTGCCAGGCGCCCTCTTCGCCATCGGCCACTGCGTCGATGACGAAGTTCTGGCTGCTGAAATAATCGGTTAATTGTTGGCGAATGGCGGCTTCGTCTTCGACGATCAACATTTTCATGGCGTTAAGCCCTCAATTAGCGGCTGGCGGGAACCGTAACGATTTTTACCCGGCCCGAATCCAGCAGCAGTTTTACTCGGTAGACACTGCCGGAACGGCTGACATTCAGAACCTTGCCGCCATGTTTGCGCTGGGCAATGGCCGCCGCTTCACTTTTACTGAGTTCGCCGCCGCCCTGAGCCAGTTGCAGCGGTTCTGCGGCATGGACAGGTG of the Teredinibacter turnerae T7901 genome contains:
- the mpl gene encoding UDP-N-acetylmuramate:L-alanyl-gamma-D-glutamyl-meso-diaminopimelate ligase encodes the protein MHIHILGICGTFMGSLAQLARAKGYRVTGADHNVYPPMSTQLEQAGIELIDGFGLEQLNLKPDVFVVGNVVSRGNPLMEAILDAGLPYVSGPQWLAENLLRGKWVLGVSGTHGKTTTATMLTWILEYAHMAPGYLIGGVPGNFATSARLGESDFFVIEADEYDTAFFDKRSKFVHYQPRTLVINNLEYDHADIFPDLAAIQTQFHHLLRTVPNNGLVISPAGDTAVEQVITRGCWTPRQTTALAANADWLIAERDAAGTRFTVAFGGQVVGEISWSLTGSHNMRNALSAMAAARHVGVVPELACAALCEFNGVKRRMEVRVDLPSVTVYDDFAHHPTAIATTLEGLRAQVGDEPILAVIEPRSNTMRLGVHQASLAAATEPADAVIWFQPPGMNWSLESVVAAEHRVMQGTAEIIEAVRAYLAQAPAKTHVVIMSNGGFEGLHQRLCNQLERDAGGESRDA
- a CDS encoding DUF6316 family protein — its product is MNVRRGESEDRVWYRSERFFRVDGQWYFSTREGVEVGPYPSRSSAANGLKLYIRYMQVNPMQGALYASARRRAGERFFFH
- a CDS encoding VanZ family protein, with product MNHPLNNGAYALFYTSPWQWLRIGQLAAALLIFAYYALKPPGAPGNGPFSDEVLHFSGNVLLALSCWVAFFGRWNLRYLVLAAFIYSMAIEIAQGLTPARTPDMADALMNTAGLSAGTAIAFLLQRWLRHVKRLKEQ
- a CDS encoding FHA domain-containing protein is translated as MLKIRSLNFDRAPFWVTERNFTIGRSDTNNLTLEDPSVDNNHARIQREKDAIVLRDLNSATGTYVNGERVNARPISCGDSFRLGNLEFEVMDPIAETLADGNEYWSLIGDSSWLAGQEFPLDFSTSSSLLLGRGKQCDIVFAGTHLSREHARITRVSGTELILEDLKSANSTFLNDKKVERAPLKAGDQIRLDVYSFRLFGRGIRLHKSATRPQQTPLPGDHTDKPRTPAEQKRWKTAPTSPGNREEPAAQTSSWVTWFIAFLLVLLLAAVLARVLLL
- a CDS encoding flavin prenyltransferase UbiX — encoded protein: MPDQYAKTVTLALTGASGAQYGIKLLQSLVAANCRVYLLLSEAAQVVLRVEAGIDVPQALAEQQVFMATLCGATEGQLQVFGAKDWFSPVASGSSSVSSVVVCPCSGGTLSAIANGASNNLIERAADVALKERRQLILVPREAPYSEIHLTNMLALTRMGAVIIPASPGFYHAPSTIEDLIDFVVARILSQLGLEQSLIPPWGEAPSEQ
- a CDS encoding response regulator transcription factor; the protein is MKMLIVEDEAAIRQQLTDYFSSQNFVIDAVADGEEGAWQAVEYDYDFAVIDLGLPKLDGMEIIRRLRAAGKKYPVLILTARGHWQDKVEGLEAGADDYLVKPFHNEELRARANALIRRAAGSATPQLQFGPIAIDTAQKRVLVSNVAIELTSYEYNTLEYLALHAGKPVSKTELTEHLYHQDFERDSNVIEVFIGRLRKKLDPDNQLKPISTIRGQGYRFTVEAS
- a CDS encoding PepSY domain-containing protein → MKYLLACLLLALPVTSAIATPVHAAEPLQLAQGGGELSKSEAAAIAQRKHGGKVLNVSRSGSVYRVKLLLDSGRVKIVTVPASR
- a CDS encoding efflux RND transporter permease subunit translates to MFSRFFDFYLRGVTRFPKLTLGVLAIVLIAALTGLPNFKLDASSDSLTLEHDKDLDFYREVIKQYQSGDFLVVTYRPEASLFTQASLQTLQALRDELAQIDGVVSINSILDVPLLYSPVQPLREMVKNPRTLLTPGMDYDMAKKEFLSSPVYKDLILAPNGQTTALQLNLAVDDKAIDLYRTRDALSLKQDKGDISAEEVSELEKVRAELRAHTTEEAQQSRERVAQIRAVVEKYRDHAQIYVGGLTMITADMIRFIQNDLVIFGSAVLLFMIAVLAVIFRSIRFVVIPMVTCITAVLLVLGYVSWVDWRLTVISSNFAALLLIISLAIIIHLIVRYREFAQEQPEWTQRELVMATAKFMVLPCLYTVLTSIVAFVSLVVSNIRPVIDFGWLMTIGLGLAFVLAFTVLPASLVLLRKQNSDSQGQATDATKPKKPATYYFARAVEKHGNVILAVSLVIGLASAWGVSRLQVENRFIDYFHKSTEIYKGLSVIDKDLGGTTSLDIVINNGDQDTVSSATYADEADPFAEADAFDEADPFETLQPITEADPFAEADPFSEHGDDASSSYWMTVAGLRKVEQVHDYLESLPEVGKVQSLATLYKVGKDINGSLNDFELAIMQKSLPEEVSAALVAPYLAAKEDQTRITMRIHDGYPGLQRAELVERMRDHINSMELFEPEKVRFTGLLVLYNNMLQSLFSSQIATLGTVLLGIFIMFIVLFRSLKVALVAIVPTILAAVSILGFMGIFGLPLDMMTITVAAITVGIGVDNTIHYVHRFRRELMEKGDYTACMYIAHGSIGRAMFYTSVIIIFGFSIMVLSAFIPTIYFGLLTGLAMFMSLLGALLLLPRLLLLFKPFNVPQPALQ
- a CDS encoding ATP-binding protein, whose product is MRLSLAARLAVSSLLVLPVILGFSAFALDRAFTDSLRKAELEALRAQLYSLLGAAEPSDQNRVLQLPEVLAEPRFNRPLSGLYGRVLNTESQVLWQSESTPPSPPVGKPAPAWQAGTEQFGELEVNGAPYFVLRFDSLWEIAGTDTLFRFEIFHSQDNLRTELASYRHLLWQWLGGLALLFVLAQLLITRWGLEPLRHLAQELKIFQQGGQKQLAGQYPPEIAPVITNLNSLLEAEQAQRKRYKNTLADLAHSLKTPLAIIRADLEQRSDHLETIDEQLTRMANIIQHQLQRATLTTTTSLREKTLLAPIFERLTGALSKVYREKGFTIELQVDKALYFPGDESDALEVFGNLLENAFKYGERLVLVEASTRDKALVIDISDDGPGVAADMKQTILARGARADSSIQGQGIGLAITTDILSSYSGQLDVTDAVHPRAKGARFRVTIPL